The proteins below are encoded in one region of Engystomops pustulosus chromosome 8, aEngPut4.maternal, whole genome shotgun sequence:
- the RASD1 gene encoding dexamethasone-induced Ras-related protein 1: MLLSAAAPCTVRQKLTAMIKKMCPGESELNIPAKNCYRMVILGSSKVGKTSIVSRFLSGRFEEQYTPTIEDFHRKFYSIRGEVYQLDILDTSGNHPFPAMRRLSILTGDVFILVFSLDNRDSFEEVQRLKQQIIETKSCLKNKTKENIDVPLVICGNKGDRDFYREVQAHEIQQLVGEDNNCSYFEVSAKKNSQLDEMFQALFTMAKLPSEMSPDLHRKVSVQYCEILHKKSIKGKKVKEDGDAYGIVAPFARRPSIHSDLMYIREKAIGGGQSKDKERCVIS; the protein is encoded by the exons ATGCTGCTCAGCGCCGCCGCTCCGTGCACTGTCAGACAGAAACTGACGGCGATGATCAAGAAGATGTGTCCCGGGGAGAGTGAGCTGAACATCCCGGCCAAGAACTGCTACCGCATGGTCATCCTGGGCTCCTCCAAGGTGGGCAAGACCTCCATCGTGTCCCGCTTCCTGAGCGGCCGCTTCGAGGAGCAGTACACCCCGACCATAGAGGACTTCCACCGCAAGTTCTACAGCATCAGAGGGGAGGTCTACCAGCTGGACATCCTGGACACCTCCGGGAACCATCCCTTCCCCGCCATGAGGAGGCTCTCCATCCTGACCG GTGATGTCTTCATCCTGGTCTTCAGCCTTGACAACCGAGACTCCTTTGAGGAGGTCCAACGCTTGAAGCAGCAGATCATTGAGACCAAGTCATGTCTGAAGAACAAGACCAAAGAGAACATTGACGTGCCACTGGTGATCTGCGGCAACAAGGGCGACCGCGACTTCTACCGTGAGGTCCAAGCCCATGAGATCCAACAGCTGGTTGGAGAGGACAATAATTGCTCTTACTTTGAGGTCTCTGCCAAGAAGAACTCTCAGCTGGATGAGATGTTCCAGGCGCTCTTCACCATGGCCAAGCTGCCCAGCGAGATGAGCCCCGACCTCCACCGCAAGGTGTCCGTCCAGTACTGTGAGATCCTGCACAAGAAGTCCATCAAGGGCAAGAAGGTGAAGGAAGACGGAGACGCCTATGGCATCGTAGCTCCATTTGCCCGTAGACCGAGCATCCATAGTGACTTAATGTATATCCGGGAGAAGGCTATCGGTGGTGGCCAGAGTAAGGACAAGGAACGCTGTGTCATCAGCTAG